The following is a genomic window from Hypomesus transpacificus isolate Combined female chromosome 14, fHypTra1, whole genome shotgun sequence.
GGTGGCGCGACGGCGCAGATCGGAGACCCGAGTGGTAAAaccatggagagggagaggctgtcCGCCGAGGTTGTTGCAGAGAACACTCGGGGAATCAGAGACAGCTTACAAAGAATATTCACCAACCACGAACTCATCTTCCACGATAACTCCAAAAAGCTTGGCACTGTGACTGTATTGAACAACATGAGTTGGTATAAAGACTGGAATTTGGTTGCCTTCCTGTCAGAAGTGGGCAGGCATTTCAGAATGGGGACTCTGCTCAGCCGGCATAGTGTCCAGTCAAGGCTAAAAAGCCCCGAGGGAATGAGCTTGACGGAGTTTTCTTACCAGCTCTTCCAAGCATTTGACTTCTACCACCTCAGTCAGCATCATGGCTGCAAGATTCAGCTCGGGGGGACTGACCAACTGGGAAACTTGATGTCTGGACACGAGTTCATTCACAAGTAAACGCAAACACTATCATTACATTTAGGCCTACACCAGCCCCCAACGCGACCAAATGAGCGAACGACACAAACTAGCAGCATTTTGCTCTGAAAAAAGAATTCAATAGGCCATATACAAAAACAATATTTCTCACCATGGTACATTATCcacgtgtgtttgtctgtctacctaAATACCGTCAGACAGCTTTACATTCTATATGCACTGAATTTGTATATCGCTttcgaagaaaaaaaaggcatCTGATAAGTGAATGAAACGGGATGTTTGTGACTGGCAGGGTGTCGGGAGAGGAGGTGTTTGGTCTGACGGTTCCACTGGTCACCAGCTCTACGGGAGACAAGCTGGGGAAGACGGCAGGGAACGCGGTGTGGCTGAACAGGGAAAAGACCTCTCCGTATGAGCTGTATCAGTTCTTCCTCAGACAGCCCGACAGCAGCGTGGAACGGTCGGTGACGCACGACAGTTCATCCATGAGAGGGTTGTTTTCGAACGTGGGTGGGAGGACAGCTTTGTTTAATATAACCGAGTACGCGGCCGTTAATTATAGTTTTCTTAATAAAAAGTTGGGGAGGGACGAATTTGCCGGTTCCCAAAAAGTGGGTGGGAGATGTCCAACTCCCTTGCTTCattactgtgtgtgagtgggggggtggggggaggggatgacTGATATCCGCCCCACTTCAATTGACACTTAATTTCCATTAGTTACAAAGCAGCAGCTGGAAACTCTGCATACTGAACCCTGTTGTGAGGTTAGAATCAAGAGTCGGTTGGTTTTGTTGCAGGTACCTGAAGCTGTTCACCTTCCTGCcactgggggaggtggagaaggtgaTGGAGCTGCAGAAAGGAGATCCAGGCAGGAGGCCGGCTCACAGACGTCTGGCGGCTGAGGTCACCAAGCTGGTCCATGGCAGGGAGGGTCTGGAGAGCGCCAAGAGGTAAGAGCCACAGCCTGGGGTGTTACAGGGTGGTGTGTTACAGGGTGGGGTGTCACAGCCTGGTGTGTTACTGCCTGGTGTGTTACAGGGTGGTGTGTCACAGCCTGGTGTGTTACAGCCTGGTGTGTTACTGCCTGGTGTGTTACAGGGTGGTGTGTCACAGCCTGGTGTGTTACAGCCTGGTGTGTTACAGGGTGGTGTGTTACAGGGTGGTGTGTTACAGCCTGGTGTGTTACTGCCTGGTGTGTTACAGGGTGGTGTGTTACAGCCTGGTGTGTTACAGCCTGGTGTGTTACAGGGTGGTGTGTTACAGGGTGGTGTGTTACAGCCTGGTGTGTTACTGCCTGGTGTGTCACAGGGTGGTGTGTCACAGCCTGGTGTGTTACAGCCTGGTGTGTCACAGGGTGGTGTGTTATAGCCACAGGGTGGAGGGTTATATCCCAATGTAGATGGGACGACTGTTTTAATAACTGAGAATGCGGTGGTAAAATATAGTTTTCTTGATCAAAAGTGTGGGAGGACGTATTTGCTGTTTATAAAAAGTGTATAATGCAACCTATGAccctgctttgtgtgtgtgtgtgtgtgtgtatatgtatggtatatatgtgtgtggtatacgtatgtgtgtatgtctggtatatgtgtgtggtgtgcatgtgtgcgtgcggtgTGTCTGCAGGTGCACCAACGCGCTGTTCCACAGCAGCCTGGAGGCGCTGGGCCAGATGAGCGAGGCGGAGTTACAGGAGCTGTTCCGCGAGGCTCCCTTCcaccagctgctgctggagccgGGGACCACGGTGCTGGAAGCCTGCCACCAAGCAGGGGCCATTTCCCCGGGCCCCCGAGGGTAGGGCCCTCATCTCAGCCACCCCACCTGCCCAGGGTCCCATCTCGCCTTTCACCTCACCTCCCACTCCACCaggccccacctcccctcccctgtcctcccctgtcctcccctgtcctcatctcccctgtcctcccctgtgctgtcctgtcctgtcctgtcctcatcTCCCACCTCACTTCCCCATGGTCTCTCATCCCCCGGTCAAATTCTGTCTCTGTTTAGTTCTCCTTTTGTCTTTCCCACCAGAATATGAGGATCTGTGAGTAACATGGCTatgatgttctgtgtacttgtatttattctgtctgtctgtgtgtgtgt
Proteins encoded in this region:
- the yars2 gene encoding tyrosine--tRNA ligase, mitochondrial, whose translation is MAAAIARRCTYASRHGLCIIFNKTSVCVTLRSSFNSSSILPSGLLLSLNKRGILKDAFPDNAAQDQLPRLLQSGSQSVYCGFDPTADSLHVGNLLAIIGLLHFRGAGHNVIAVVGGATAQIGDPSGKTMERERLSAEVVAENTRGIRDSLQRIFTNHELIFHDNSKKLGTVTVLNNMSWYKDWNLVAFLSEVGRHFRMGTLLSRHSVQSRLKSPEGMSLTEFSYQLFQAFDFYHLSQHHGCKIQLGGTDQLGNLMSGHEFIHKVSGEEVFGLTVPLVTSSTGDKLGKTAGNAVWLNREKTSPYELYQFFLRQPDSSVERYLKLFTFLPLGEVEKVMELQKGDPGRRPAHRRLAAEVTKLVHGREGLESAKRCTNALFHSSLEALGQMSEAELQELFREAPFHQLLLEPGTTVLEACHQAGAISPGPRGYHMVSEGGVWMNHSRADNPEQVLTPGIHILANGLTLIRVGKKNFYIIKWLNL